From one Methanobacterium alcaliphilum genomic stretch:
- a CDS encoding DUF429 domain-containing protein, translating to MILGIDLAAKCENSTGFAVIDKKTMFIGTVLPDSELLDIVDLYKPEFIAIDAPLSIPSGRCCLEKECKCSAYGHFRQSDKKMRQYGGVLPLTFHGMKLLTLRAIELKEKLKISHPSVKIIETHPRTCQKVFGLDKEVKNIFDHLNSFFQLQKFVKINKKINLKSWTEVTQHEIDGALAALSALYYVNGKFHELGDPGEGTIIVPDVCNGFKSDISSFLNDES from the coding sequence ATGATTTTGGGGATTGATCTGGCTGCAAAATGTGAAAATTCCACGGGATTTGCGGTTATTGATAAAAAAACTATGTTTATTGGCACTGTATTACCAGATTCGGAGCTACTGGACATAGTGGATTTATATAAACCAGAATTTATTGCTATTGATGCTCCGCTTTCTATTCCAAGTGGCCGATGTTGTCTTGAAAAAGAATGTAAATGCAGTGCGTATGGTCATTTTCGTCAAAGTGATAAAAAAATGAGGCAATATGGGGGTGTATTGCCTTTAACATTTCATGGAATGAAATTACTCACGCTACGTGCAATTGAATTAAAAGAAAAATTGAAAATATCTCACCCATCGGTAAAAATTATAGAAACACATCCCCGTACCTGCCAGAAAGTTTTTGGACTTGATAAAGAGGTGAAGAATATTTTTGATCACCTAAACTCTTTTTTCCAATTACAAAAATTTGTAAAAATCAACAAAAAAATTAATTTAAAATCGTGGACAGAAGTAACCCAACATGAAATAGACGGGGCTTTAGCTGCACTATCAGCACTTTACTATGTAAATGGAAAATTTCACGAATTAGGGGATCCTGGGGAAGGCACTATCATAGTTCCAGATGTGTGTAATGGTTTTAAAAGTGATATAAGTTCTTTTTTAAATGATGAAAGTTAG
- the cofG gene encoding 7,8-didemethyl-8-hydroxy-5-deazariboflavin synthase CofG, producing the protein MNPPKMLKEDILLLLNSKKNKILDLMNLANSKGENSVITYSKNAFIPLTEICRNECGYCTFRRDPQDPLACILMHPHDVLERLNEAEKYGCKEALFTFGERSDEISQVKNVLDELGFESMVEYLYHISYETLKKTNLLPHSNPGVLNRKELKMLKEVNASMGMMLESTSSNLMKSLAHKKSPGKNPWLRIQTIENAGKLRIPFTTGLLIGIGETLEDRAESLMELRRIQDKYGHIQEIIIQNFRSKPGIPMENHPEPSLVEMVKTVAVAKLLFPDVSIQVPPNLNRENAQIFLLAGCDDWGGVSPLTHDYVNPEAPWPEIEELTKITEDVGFSLSERLPVYSKYISSEFLSDIVLEKIDSMNFK; encoded by the coding sequence ATGAACCCGCCTAAAATGTTAAAAGAGGACATATTACTACTTTTAAATTCAAAAAAGAATAAAATACTAGATTTAATGAATTTAGCCAATTCAAAAGGGGAAAATTCAGTTATCACTTATTCAAAAAATGCTTTCATACCCCTAACAGAAATATGCCGAAATGAATGTGGTTACTGCACTTTTCGTAGAGATCCTCAAGACCCACTTGCCTGCATCTTAATGCATCCCCACGATGTATTAGAAAGACTAAATGAAGCTGAAAAATATGGTTGTAAAGAAGCATTATTTACTTTTGGGGAACGTTCAGATGAAATTTCACAAGTGAAAAATGTTTTAGATGAATTAGGCTTTGAATCTATGGTAGAATACCTTTATCATATCTCTTATGAAACCTTAAAAAAAACCAATCTGCTCCCACATAGCAACCCCGGAGTGCTGAATAGAAAAGAACTTAAAATGCTTAAAGAAGTAAATGCTTCCATGGGGATGATGTTAGAAAGTACCAGTTCAAACTTAATGAAGTCTCTCGCTCATAAGAAAAGTCCCGGTAAAAATCCGTGGCTGCGTATTCAAACCATTGAAAATGCGGGAAAATTAAGAATTCCATTCACTACTGGTCTTTTAATTGGTATTGGGGAGACTCTGGAAGACCGGGCAGAATCTTTAATGGAACTTAGAAGAATTCAGGACAAATATGGGCATATACAAGAAATTATTATTCAAAACTTCCGTTCAAAACCAGGCATTCCTATGGAAAACCATCCCGAACCATCTTTAGTGGAAATGGTTAAAACTGTTGCAGTTGCTAAGCTCCTGTTCCCCGATGTGAGTATACAAGTCCCCCCCAACCTTAATCGCGAAAATGCTCAGATATTTCTTCTCGCGGGCTGTGACGATTGGGGTGGTGTTTCACCATTAACCCATGATTATGTAAATCCTGAGGCACCATGGCCTGAAATTGAAGAGCTAACAAAAATAACTGAAGATGTAGGATTTTCTTTATCTGAAAGGCTGCCTGTATACTCCAAATATATTTCTTCTGAATTTTTAAGCGATATAGTATTAGAAAAGATAGATTCTATGAATTTCAAATAA
- a CDS encoding DUF2120 family protein: MIKLHKIAGNMMAHLEAFDGSRAALDSSKILIVRGRSRKKMDPKMMANELDGLISSIDAQEIDMFSEEAAILVGLMDEQIRSEVDINTETDVGGIQTLKESLESMNFFVEYKLGYLKNAGFFIVLYKDKSGIGPCFTEIVISDTGD, translated from the coding sequence TTGATAAAATTACACAAAATCGCAGGAAATATGATGGCACATTTAGAAGCATTTGATGGATCGCGTGCAGCATTAGATTCTTCTAAAATTCTAATTGTAAGAGGAAGATCCAGAAAAAAAATGGATCCGAAAATGATGGCCAATGAGCTCGATGGATTAATTTCTTCAATAGATGCCCAAGAAATTGATATGTTTTCAGAAGAAGCAGCTATTCTTGTTGGACTCATGGATGAACAAATACGTTCTGAAGTAGATATCAATACTGAAACAGATGTTGGTGGAATCCAAACATTGAAAGAATCATTAGAATCCATGAATTTCTTTGTAGAATACAAATTAGGCTACTTAAAAAACGCTGGGTTTTTTATCGTATTATATAAAGATAAAAGTGGAATAGGGCCTTGTTTTACTGAAATAGTGATATCTGATACTGGAGATTAA
- the mptA gene encoding GTP cyclohydrolase MptA: protein MGLICFPDTQDNIPSIPVHLTRVGVTGVKKLLKIERDEKRPIILLPTFNAFVDLPSTQRGIHMSRNPEAISEVLEEVVENTAVEVESLCAEIVNSLLKKHKYAKRAEVSMTSDFMFMKRSPVTKHKTQEMTKIMADAIGYRDGDDVVIRKMIGAEVVGMTVCPCAQESVKESSKQDLLEFLDEETAQKVLETVSFASHNQRGKGMIMIEVPQDHSIRGEDLIRIIEDSMSSSVCELLKRPDENAIVVQAHENPMFVEDCVRNMVHKIVSEFSHLPDDTMVTVRQINEESIHRHNAYAENVATMGELKYEIEGINEQ, encoded by the coding sequence TTGGGTTTAATATGTTTCCCAGACACACAAGACAATATCCCCAGTATTCCTGTTCACCTTACACGTGTAGGAGTAACTGGAGTGAAGAAGTTACTGAAAATCGAAAGAGACGAAAAAAGACCTATTATTCTTTTACCAACTTTTAACGCGTTTGTAGACCTCCCCAGTACACAAAGAGGAATTCATATGTCTCGTAATCCTGAGGCAATCAGTGAAGTCCTGGAAGAAGTAGTAGAAAATACTGCTGTTGAGGTAGAATCATTATGTGCAGAGATTGTCAATTCTCTGTTAAAAAAACACAAATATGCCAAAAGAGCCGAAGTGAGCATGACCAGTGACTTCATGTTCATGAAAAGATCTCCTGTAACTAAGCATAAGACACAGGAAATGACCAAAATTATGGCAGATGCTATTGGTTACAGAGACGGCGACGATGTAGTTATAAGGAAAATGATTGGTGCAGAAGTTGTAGGAATGACCGTGTGCCCCTGCGCACAGGAATCTGTTAAAGAATCATCTAAACAAGATCTTCTTGAATTTTTAGACGAAGAAACTGCGCAAAAAGTGCTTGAAACTGTTTCATTTGCCTCACACAACCAAAGAGGAAAAGGCATGATCATGATTGAAGTTCCCCAAGATCATAGTATTCGGGGAGAAGATTTAATCCGTATTATTGAAGATTCAATGAGTTCTTCTGTTTGCGAGCTTTTAAAAAGACCCGATGAAAATGCCATAGTGGTGCAGGCCCATGAAAACCCCATGTTTGTAGAGGATTGTGTGCGAAATATGGTGCATAAAATAGTAAGTGAATTCTCCCATTTGCCTGATGACACAATGGTTACCGTAAGGCAAATAAATGAAGAAAGCATACATAGGCATAACGCTTATGCAGAGAACGTCGCCACAATGGGCGAATTAAAATATGAAATCGAAGGGATTAATGAACAATAA
- a CDS encoding DUF2100 domain-containing protein translates to MDIRTKQAENLIIKAGKSTNQKEILKDPQKGIIDVKLFEKALKNLIETEEFIYSSLPSHELNSEESKKFTQNLLEIRADINSMLSDFGVIEKADEKVNISELSQKFLIITTKNNFKKALQKLGVDVQQIVVASVPLEIDDMKKINPKIPEAALKGINKKIEHVKNDIQRKTEKLGLNEILVLVEADVNGEVLGERAKEHYNAHVAVHEKLKDISSSELIEIFNKTLS, encoded by the coding sequence ATGGATATTCGAACTAAACAGGCTGAAAATTTAATCATTAAAGCTGGAAAAAGTACTAATCAAAAGGAGATACTTAAAGATCCTCAAAAAGGCATTATTGACGTAAAACTATTTGAAAAAGCGCTTAAAAACCTGATTGAAACAGAAGAATTTATTTACTCCAGTTTACCATCACATGAATTAAATTCGGAGGAATCTAAAAAATTCACACAAAATCTCTTGGAGATAAGAGCAGATATCAATTCCATGCTATCTGATTTTGGAGTTATTGAAAAAGCAGATGAAAAAGTGAATATTTCGGAGTTATCTCAAAAATTCTTGATTATCACTACTAAAAATAACTTCAAAAAGGCTTTGCAGAAATTAGGTGTTGATGTGCAGCAGATAGTAGTGGCCAGTGTTCCATTAGAAATAGATGATATGAAAAAAATTAATCCTAAAATTCCCGAAGCAGCCCTTAAGGGGATAAATAAAAAGATAGAACACGTGAAAAATGATATTCAAAGAAAAACCGAAAAATTGGGATTGAATGAAATTTTAGTTCTGGTTGAAGCCGATGTAAATGGGGAAGTTCTAGGTGAAAGAGCTAAAGAACATTACAATGCTCATGTAGCTGTCCATGAAAAATTGAAAGATATAAGTTCATCAGAATTAATTGAAATATTTAATAAAACATTATCTTAG